A genomic window from Salvia miltiorrhiza cultivar Shanhuang (shh) chromosome 5, IMPLAD_Smil_shh, whole genome shotgun sequence includes:
- the LOC131024800 gene encoding oxoglutarate-dependent flavonoid 7-O-demethylase 1-like, translating into MESKAQILGRSLKVPIVQELAKEKLSSVPSRYIRPDHQHLTAADVSSLPQIPVIDMQKLLLSDSMDSELHRLHEACLDWGFFQLINHGVDAAPIAKMRSEMTAFFNLPPEEKDVFRQKEDDVEGYGQAFVTSQEQKLDWADLFFILTQPPYLRKPHLIPKLPASFRSSQILQKLTLLYTSHIMY; encoded by the exons ATGGAATCAAAGGCGCAGATATTAGGCAGATCACTGAAGGTGCCAATTGTGCAAGAGCTTGCAAAGGAGAAACTGAGCAGTGTGCCGTCGAGATACATCCGACCCGATCACCAACATCTCACCGCCGCCGATGTTTCCTCCCTACCTCAAATCCCCGTCATCGATATGCAGAAGCTGCTCCTCTCAGATTCCATGGATTCCGAGCTTCACAGGCTGCACGAAGCTTGCCTAGATTGGGGTTTCTTCCAG TTGATCAACCACGGCGTGGATGCGGCGCCCATAGCCAAAATGAGGTCGGAAATGACGGCGTTCTTCAACCTCCCGCCGGAAGAGAAGGACGTATTCCGGCAGAAGGAAGACGACGTCGAAGGCTACGGCCAAGCCTTCGTCACATCCCAAGAGCAGAAGCTCGATTGGGCCGACTTATTTTTCATCCTCACTCAGCCTCCTTATTTGAGAAAGCCTCACTTAATTCCCAAGCTTCCTGCTTCATTCAGGTCATCTCAAATTCTACAAAAACTAACACTCCTTTATACGTCACATATTATGTACTAA